The genomic DNA AGGAAACCTATGTTTATGGACATTATGTTGTCTGGTAGTCTGAGAAATGGCCTCTGTTAGCTGGAAAAGCTTGTGTACAGTCACAGGAACCACAGGTTTAGATGGTTCCTTTCTTTTGAACAAGTTCTAATGAAAATACTTAAACACAGCTTTCTACAGAGTCaggattggtgtgtgtgtgttttcaacagagatttatttaattatttattatttgcccaatactttggtttaggaccaaatacctgcaacaCTAACGACATTGCCATCTGCCTCACTGAGCTAGCTCAACTtcttgtgtaaaaaaaagaccCCAAAAGATGAATGCTCACTGTAATCGTATGTGTCTTATTTCTCTCAAAGCCTCGTAGATGAACTGGGTCTCCTTGAAGAAGCAGCGTCTATACTGGGTAATGCCTCTGCTGGGATTGTATGCCCTTCTGTTTTCACCGAAAATTACCACCATATGCGTTAtgctttgcttttttgtttggtttataGAGTGTAAAAGCCAGTATGACGTGTGGTCCAACCACATGGAAGGACAAAGCACACAGTCGGATGGGGTCTGAAGTGTCCCCAATGGACAAGAAATGTTTTAAAGGGGGGGGCGGAGCTTTAATGAAACAGGATTTCTCCATCTAGGTTTCTGTTGGACAACGTTAGTACAGTATGTGACCGCTttacaaatgtacttttaattaatgcatttttttacaTGAACTTGGACTGATCGTAAAATTCAGACATTTAttccatttaaaagaaaaaaaagctgagcTTTCTTTCCTGCCATAATAATTtttttgatacacacacacacacacacacacacacatacatacacacatcgTTAACATCTGTAGGCCGAGACCCATAGGGTTGGTTTCTGGTGAGGGGTGGCCTCTGTTACATGTATATGGGGACTTCCAGGTCACCACAGGGAACTAGAAGCAGTCTTTGACCTGCGTTACCCGGTTTCAAAGTTACTTAAGTGGATGTTCAGGTCGTTCATATCAATTCAGATTCAGACATTTAGTGCCACAATAACTCAGGTTATTATGGGAAGTACTAGCAGCTAATGCAGCATGAGCCTTTGTGCTACAAATTCACCAACATAATGAAAGGGCTCAAATGATGGTAAATGTAGTGCCATAATACAAGTTTCTCATTGAGTTGACCTCATGTACCTTTCTCGTGGTCTCCACAGTGACGGGTCCAGCCTACGAGAACCTGGTGTCGGAGATCATGTCCATGGGTTACGAGCGGGAGCAGGTCGTCGCCGCGCTCAGAGCCAGTTACAACAACCCGGACCGAGCAGTGGAGTATCTACTCACCGTGAGGGTTTAACcagcccggggggggggggggtccattcCTTCTGTATTCCAAAGGTGTGAAGTGAATGTTTATGAACTGCAGGGTATTCCAGCAGAGGCCGGTGATCCGCCACCCCAGGAGCAAATTGGACCAAGTGCTCCGTCCAACCCCCCCGCCCCTGCTACGCAAGAACTCCAACAGCCCCCAGCGACCGTAACACACAGTAAGAGCACAACTCTATTGATGCAGCTATATGGACTCAGGGCCGCTGTCAATGAGGACTGAGGCCAATATAACCAGGAGGAGCACGATTAAGACAAATGGGTTTTGACAGGGAACgtatcttttggtttgtgttggaaaaaCTTCAGAAATGAATGACCTTTCACGTTAGAAACTGGACATTGCATCTGTTCATTGCACGCGTCTAAACTAGTCTACAGGCAACCATAGTGACCTTTTTTTGATAGGCAccattttagatttgtttccaGTCAGATATTATTGCGTTTAAATGGTGACTTTGCTGTTGTAAATATTTCTGTTGCTGCTTAAGAAACACCAACAATTTGATTTGGAATATAAATGAATTctattccctttttttaatataatattaagaataatctcaatcCAAGGGGTTAGGGATTAGGCCTGTCTACTACCTGGTTCCAGAGTTTAGTCCTGAGCAGAGTAGAGTTTGCTCCGTTGTGTCTGTCGTTGGCTCTTGTCATTACGTGTTGACTGCAAAGAAGCAAAAGAACAACATGACTCTGTTGGTTCCTCAGATGTGGTTAAAACACAAATGGACTTTTAGTTCATGTGACCTGTGAATGTTTGGTTGAAAATGACATCATACTCCTTTTTCATTGAGGGGGAAAAGTACCGTAACATCGGTTGGACAATGCACTCTGTAATTGGAATAAGCTAATGGTTATTAACAGTGGTAAACACATTGTCGTCAACCTTAGAAAGATAACATGCTAGTAGATGGTTGGTGATATGGTCCGGCTAACTTCTCTTCATAGTTAGCACGAACAAAACAACACTACTTTCACGCTGCGGTTGAccaagtttgttttgtttgtttgccacacattgtttttttttttacacgtgTGTCTGTTCAGCGCTGATCAGTTCATGCTGGAAATCTGATATTtaccacattaaaaaaacaatgtgtgaaCAGCCGAACAGATAAAAAGGGCTGCTAAAGGAAGTAACACGCGTTATCCTTGGGACTGTGGGCTCTTCCTATTGGCTTTCAGAACTCAGGTCCCTACAAGAGATGGCTGCAGTTGGACCATTCCCAATTGTAGGCAATGTTGTAGATCAGTGAGCAGGACTGCTTCATGGCAACAGTGTTTTACTAAACGACACCGGCAGTAACCAGCGcgcctcctctccagcaggGCCAGCGTCCGGCAGCCAGCCTCCCTCTGGCGGTGGAGGCTCCGTCTCCACGGGGAACCCTCTGGAGTTCCTGAGGAACCAGCCTCAGTTCCAGCAGATGAGACAGATCATCCAGCAGAACCCGGCCCTCTTACCGGCCCTTTTGCAGCAGCTCGGCAGAGACAACCCACAGCTGCTGCAGGTACCACACCGGCACACTCACCAGTAtctatttcatttaaatgcacTATTTTGCACTAGAGTGAAAAATGTGAGGCCCTTGTGTGTTGAGAAAGTCCTCCTACTTCTTCAGCTAAATAACGTCTTTAAAAAGTCTCTTGCTAAAAcaggctgtttttctttttagagtTACATGGTTCTCCCAGGAACATATGATGATCTTATAGAATATCATGCATTGCTAAAGATTTAACCAGCCAACAGAATATACAGGAGTTCAAATGCTACATACACAATAAtgcagcagtaatattaatCCAGAAACATATATAGTTGTAAAACACTGTCAGGGAACAGTTTACCACATAATACTTGATAAAACATCTGACAAAATGATGTCATCCTGTTAACCATGTTGACTGTCTACTGTTTGAATGGTTCTTTGATCTATAATAGTAATCAGCTGTTCTGTATCATTTGTGCTACACTCTTAGCAATAAAGGTTCCAATAGAACCCTTTCAGAGGCTTTTACTGAGAAACCAACAGAAAGGGTAGAACCATCTGTGAAAGGTTCCACAAAATGTTGGAACCTTCTATGGTCTAATGGTTCTGCCCAGAACCCTTTTCGGGAGGTTCTATTCAGAACCTTTCCACATTCTAAATGTGCTAAGAAGAATCCACCTAGCGGGCTCTACAGAGACCCTTTTGTATTCCAAAGGTTGGATATAGAATACACTCGGGGCTTCTGTCGAGAACCATGCTATATTATGGCGGTTGCATCTAGAATCCACCTGGAATCTTTGTGGTTCCCAATCACAGTTTCTGATGGATTGCGGGCGTTCTCTTTTAACAcccatgctttaaaaaaaatccttgaGGAACTCGTTCTTCTGACGAAAAGGGTTCTCTCTATGGAACACCTAGTTTTACAAAGAACCCTTGAAAAAccctttctttaaaaagaaaaaggatctTCATAAGCAAACGGTTCTGGGTAGAACTTCAGCCATTTAGGAACAACCCGTTTGGAACTTTTATTTCTAAGAGCGTAGGGACTGGGAACCTATATGTTAGCTATTTGTAGTATTTACATTGGATGTATGACTTGCAGCAAATCACGCAGCACCAGGAGCATTTTGTGCAGATGCTGAATGAGCCACGAGGTGGAGACACGGCAGGGGAGGGAGCCGAGGCCCAGGGGGCCCCACAGACGAACTACATCCAGGTCACCCCACAGGAGAAGGAGGCCATTGAGAGGGTCAGTTACCTCCTCCTATTTTGGTCAAAGGGTATGATGGGCAGTCACAGAGCCTCGTGACCCATAAGTGCAATGAGTGAACTGAGCCATGGGTTATATTTGTCAAAAATCTGCTGTATTTCTTGTTGCATCGTGTTTACAGGTTCAAACGAGGTTCATAAAGACATCAACCGTTGTGCAGAACAGAACTATTTAAGACGTACGCTATAgtgtacaacaacaataatttaCTAcattaacatcatgctgtattaaagaagacttgaaactgaatattgagaccacaaactcatgtttacaaggtttactgagggaataaatgaaGAGTAATTTTgtcatagacttctacacaaccagaggagtcgccccctgctggtcagtagacaGAATGTACGTTTAAGGCACTTCAGACTGGCGGCAAACTTTATTACTTCTGTCAACAAAAGGCAGCGCAGACCAGATCCACCccttctgttcttacctttctctttatcagcactaaggtctaacaagaccagtaccgagatgagtcctttatcagcactaaggtctaacaagaccagtacagagatgagtcctttatcagcactaaggtctaacaagaccagtacagagatgagtcctttatcagcattaaggtctaacaagaccagtacagagatgagtccttcatcagcactaaggtctaacaagaccagtacagagatgagtcctttatcagcactaaggtctaacaagaccagtacagagatgagtcctttatcagcactaaggtctaacaagaccagtacagagatgagtccttcatcagcactaaggtctaacaagaccagtacagagatgagtcctttatcagcactaaggtctaacaagaccagtacagagatgagtcctttatcagcactaaggtctaacaagaccagtacagagatgagtcctactttctcaaggatcttagagaggaagggaaggttagagatcggtctgtagttagccaacacctctggattaagagtggtcttcttcaggagaggtttgaACTGGTGGAGgctttttggtagggccatccaatcaatttcagcaaacatcccagaatgattgaatgcaaaaaagtatcaaacacgcgtttctactttgtagttaaatatttaacatttattccaacactgacataataaggacatcgtattcatacaattcagtatatatatatatatatatatatatatatatatatatatatatatatatatatatatagcctgtTTTTGTCCACCTCCTCgttgtgtttcttctcctcaatgtgtccgtcgtccagctgttagagacgttcactttgcccaatatgtctgcttgaggagttctcacgtgtgtcctggtgttctcatgttctcatgtgtgttctcatgtgtgtcctggtattctcatgttctcatgtgtgtcctggtgttcttatgtgtgtcctggtgttcttatgtgtgtcctggtgttctcatgtgtgtcctggtgttcttatgtgtgtcctggtgttctcatgttctcatgtgtgtcctgctgttctcatgttatcacgtgtgttctcatgtgtgtcctggtgttctcatgttctcacgtgtgtcctggtgttctcacgtgtgtcctggtgttctcatgttctcacgtgtgtcctggtgttctcacaTGGGTCCtagtgttctcatgtgtgtcctggtgttctcatgtgtgtcctggtgttctcatgtgtgtcctggtgttcttatgtgtgtcctggtgttctcatgtgtgtcctggtgttcttatgtgtgtcctggtgttctcatgtgtgtcctgctgttctcatgttatcacgtgtgttctcatgtgtgttctcatgtgtgtcctggtgttctcacgtgtgtcctggtgttctcacgtgggtcctggtgttctcacgtGGGTCCTagtgttctcacgtgtgtcctagtgttctcacgtgtgtcctggtgttctcatgtgtgtcctggtgttcttatgtgtgtcctggtgttctcatgtgtgtcctggtgttctcatgtgtgtcctggtgttctcatgttctcatgtgtgtcctgctgttctcatgttatcatgtgtgttctcatgtgtgttctcacgtgtgtcctggtgttctcacgtgtgtcctggtgtcctggtgttctcacgtgggtcctggtgttctcacgtgtgtcctggtgttctcacgtgggtcctggtgttctcacgtgggtcctggtgttctcacgcgtgttctcatgttctcacgtgtgtcctggtgttctcacgtgtgttctcatgttctcacgtgtgtcctggtgttctcacgtgtgttctcatgttctcacgtgtgtcctggtgttctcacgcgtgttctcatgttctcacgtgtgtcctggtgttctcacgtgtgttctcatgttctcacgcgtgtcctggtgttctcacgcgtgtcctggtgttctcacgcgtgtcctggtgttctcacgcgtgtcctcatgttctcacgtgtgtcctggtgttctcacgtgtgtcctggcgTTCTCCTGTTATGTCCCTTCCGCCCGTTACTGTCCATGCTGgttctgtccccgttgattttaccgggtcggtGTTCTTGGAAGAGACGTCCTCGCGCTCGCcgtcatgtcgttaaaaaagaaaacaaaagaagagaagaaggcgCCTGACGAGAACGTGCAGatttgggccagatgacttcggcccaaagctgaacctattttaaatgctgattggctaaattgtgtatcactcattcatatctttaatcagtaattggctaagcTGCTTCTTAGGGGTCTAAGAAGCAGCTTAGCCTCTTCTGGGCCAGAACGATTCGTCCCCAGCTCAGCTGAGAcgtgcagacaggcggagaggacgtgcaggaaaagcatagatcttattttacaaatattactgggtatattccatatctccaaaacacaaatattaaatataattaatattattacaataatatttttacatttacaataatattgttatcctgggtttaattacagctacttttgatgttgaacatgtgtttcagtTAAAAGCACTGGGCTTCCCTGAAGGCTTAGTCATCCAGGCCTACTTCGCCTGCGAGAAGAACGAGAACCTAGCCGCTAACTTCTTGCTGCAGCAAACATGGGACGACGAGTAGCCGAGCGTCGCCTGACGTGTCCACCAGAGGGCTGCAGAGCAGGCGGCTACACAAGGTCCACCGGGGGAACAAGAGAAGACAACTTTCTCAGGCCGTGTGACTGCGTCTGATGCTGTGGCTGAAGGCGGCGACGTGCCGCTCAAAGGTTCCTGCGCTTCCTCCCGTCATACAGACGTGATGGTCGTCACGCGAGGAAACGACGCCAACGGTCTGCATCACCTTTACATGAGGAAGCCCATTTCCTCCAGTCAAAAGCCTTGATAATAACAATACCCCATGGTAAGTCATACTTACAAATTGTGACATAAAAAGTAATAGCTTTGTCGAAATTGGCGCCTAAAATGTCATAATTCTGAGATATAAATTGATAGATTTGAGATaaagttgtattatatatagttATGTGTGGTTCTATCAGATGGAACACGACATccacacaacaaaagaaaaacaagaggaaatgtTAGGATAATAACTCCTAATtttgacttttaaaaatgactcaTTTTGacttactttcttttctttgcatcATTATTTTTGACTTATGGGGAAGCACCCGGGGCAAAAACTTGTTGGTTAATTTAAAGATGTTGGACTATTTTGCTTTTACACATTCAGAATGAACAATGAAGGTTTGAGCACGGAGTATTTCATCCAATTTAGAGATGTTTTGCTTCCATAACATAATCCATAACACTTCTTTCAgacgagaaaagaaaacagatatTTTACTGCTTTGTCCATTTGTGACtgctagggttgcaaaggggcggaaagtttccatgGGAATTTTTTTGcaagagcatataacagggaacttaaatgtagttgagaacaagactatgcacacCGAGCTCAGCTggtccctgaatgcagctggttgggaacattgtctgacagaaacataaacataaaacgttctgttgtttctgaacgtctttgtcatcagtgttgtctgaacgtttcagccctttgtctggcaagtgtgggagcgccgagtggcgtagaggccaagagcggtattgcagacagatagagatttcaattatagctgcaacatattgaaaaaaataaatgaactagTTTAtattttggagctgtgaacttagttcaacattttgaattatgaactgaactagctcatgtagaaagtgaactttcccaacactgtttgtcattagcatattgattacttggtaaactgaagccatgttcattttaataccaagtttatttgtatacagtagactaacttgttacagcagtgaggaggacgttgatgaggtccaggaagaaagcgtttagacctgaaaggattcagggaaaaacaccccaaaaacaatGTGGGTTGGGGgtgtgatcatagggaatacaccttttttattcaacgttcatgtttttgttgttcgatgaaagaataaagttctactcacaaaatgtcaaaaatgtcatttttaaaagttgtattataaatgtctgcttatgacaagttaaatacagttaaattaccccaaaattcccagtttattcctgttaattcccgtggaaagtttccaactttgaatattcccggaattttgcaaccctagtgtctgcagatttctcctaaattcaacAAAAGTTACCGTTGGATAATTCCTGATTCAAACATATCAGAAATATTAACTTGTgttaatcaactggggaagtgtCATGGCCATTGATTCTTCATTTCCACCCTATTCGCCTGAAGTATCTTCAAAAAGTTCTCAAAAGGGTGTTTTTCTAAATGATCCAGAAATATCTACAACAAACTCAAGTTTCATTCCTCAGAATATAGTGTGTGTCCTCCACCACTtttgccctttatcaccggtcctgttcgtgaccttcatggacaggatatctaggcgcagccagggggcggagaggatccggttcgggagtctcgggatcgcctctctgctgtttgcggatgatgtggtcctgtttgcctcctcggaccgtgacctccagcattcactggggcgttttgcagccgagtgcgaagcggcagggatgagagttagcacctccaaatctgaggccatggtgctctgccggaaaccggcggattgctccctccaggtgggggcaaactgcctaccccaagcgaaggagttcaagtatctcggggtcttgttcacgagtgagggtaaggtggagcaggagatcgataggcggatcggtgcggctgcagcagtaaaacaggcgctgtaccggtccgtcttggtgaagagggagctgagccggaaggcaaagctctccatttactggtcggtctacgttccaaccctcacctatggtcacgaactctgggtcgtgaccgaaagaacgagatctgggatacaagcggccgaaatgagcttcctccgtagggtggccgggctcagccttagagatagggtaaggagctcggacatcaggggggagcttggagtcgagtcgctgctccttcgtgtcgaaaggagtcagctgaggtggttcatctagtcaggatgcctcctggacgcctcccattagaggttttccgggcacgtccaactggtaggaggccccggggaagaccgaggacacgctggagggattatatctcccggctggccttggaacgcctcgggatcccccagaatgagctggaaagtgttgcgggtgagagggaagcctgggtcggcctgctgaacctgctgccaccgcgacccgatcCGGATAAGaggctgataatggatgatggatggacaaCGAATAATCAATTGGAGAAGTTTGCTGGTGATATTAATACAATTTCTTTTTAACCCTATTCACAAAAAAGTTGATTGGTAtttcactttgtgtgttttgctttagtgaggcaaaacaacacatttgacGTAGTGTTTAACAATTTGTCCTTAGTACTTTTATctattaagttttttttttgttgatctttaaaaaagaaaaggcagaaaTGGGCTTCCAAACACAAATAGATTATAAGTTTGGTAAACGACACTGTGCACTTTTGACCACCCAAGACTTGAGCTGTGCAGTCAAACGTATCGTGATTCTCTGCTCTGGTGACGGAGATTCATTCTGCAGAAATGAAGGTTGATTATGAAGTACCACATCATGCTTTGTGATCTAAACATAACACCTGTTCCTGATACTTTATCAGCTGGAATGATCAAATTTCCTTTGTCTTGTCACATCGTCGATGCATCCTAAAGCTGTCAGACTTTGAGCCTGATATGATCGTCAAACACAAATGTACTTCTCTCTATTGTGTTTGAATTGAAAACAACGTAAGTTTGGTATTATAATGTAGATGCAGaacctgaaggaatggcttgtttccaatcaggtgtgcagtcattgatgtgctctctgtcctgatgcttgtttctcctatatgtgcatttgttttttgtgtatgttgtattgtagctgggtttgttctgcctgattcaTGCTGCAGCCTGTTATGTCTCTGCTCTATTGttgtaccctttctttttgctgtgtattggttttgtttatatgttgtcagtttgtctatgaattttatttccattttattttgagattttgttattttaggctgccggggacagcagatggaaattagcctctctggctcacttacagtcctactgttgattagtgtgcattgtccctgcaaaataaataaatgtggtaTACACACTTTGTGGTGAAAAAAAGGCACTCTACTGTTACAAATCCTGTTATTTagctgtgttttttctttttgatttataACAAAATTATAATACAACATTGAATAGTTAAGGTTTTGGCAAATTGTTGTGAAACAACTTTTGTTAAAGCATtgtgtacaaataaatgtacttttacaaAGTGGTGTTTCATCATGACTGATGTAAGTGAATGCAGCCCTCGTTTTCACTGTTGGGTGTATGTACGGTTAGTATAAAACTGAGGAGGCAATGGAAGAGTGCCATATTTACTGATACAGATTTATTATTAACGTCACATCTTTACAGTAGTCGTACAATCCAGGAATACacaattaatattatatattttttattctacAAATGACCTCTTGCAACTTTATGAAAAcaattttccatttttaatgtatcctattcatttttatttacaataatttcTCGCCGAACACACGGATTTGTTATTATACAGACCGCAACTTGGTcccaaacataaaataaatagaaattaaTTTAAGCTGCGATTGCAGCTGAAGTTCAAGATGTTCCGCTAGGGGGAGTGTTGCCCTGGAGAGCAACGCAGGGTGGGCGCGTTCCCGCAGCAACAGGGAAGATGGCAGCTCTCACATCTCTCACCCAGGTAAAGATACAGCGAGTTACGACTACTCCCTTCATTCGGGGCTACGCTCTTGTAATAGCACGACACGGCGTGTCTTACACGCGACATTGTATTTGAATACGAGTTTAAAACACGAGCATTAAATCATCGCTAGAAATAAGACCGTTAGCCCGGCCGACCAGGGCCTTCTAGTGGTACCGTTAGATAGCGGGCTTGTTAGCCTCAGCTGGAGGGAAGCTAGCCGTGTAGCTATTTACCTCCGACGTAACGTCCTCCTTTCCATCTAAACAGCGCCGTGGTAACTATGTGGAGTTAGAGGCCGGCTGGCACGCGCGCGTGTATTTAAGAAAGCACAACAAACTATTGCAACACGCAGCCTTTTAGCTAGCAAACCCGCAGCTAGTCAAGCCGATGCCCGGCAGAGCGAGGCTGCAGATACACACGCGCGAGCTTCTTATAGGCTACTCGTGAGGCTGGAAGGCAGGCTAACCTGGGCTAACCTGGGCTAAGCCGGGCTAAGCCGCCCCGGCTCCCATGTTCACCCGAGACCCCCGGCTCCCCAGACATTACAGCTGAAAAGCACTCACGGTAGCGGGTCTTGTCGTCTGTGGTTACGCAACCGACACGCACTGTGGTACTGCGGCTGGCTGCGACACGAGCGTGAACGGAGAGCCGTCGTTTGGGTTCTTTTGAGCTAACGTGCTCCGTGGAGGATGCTCTGTGGAGAGAAGTGGATTTATAGTG from Cyclopterus lumpus isolate fCycLum1 chromosome 4, fCycLum1.pri, whole genome shotgun sequence includes the following:
- the rad23ab gene encoding RAD23 homolog A, nucleotide excision repair protein b isoform X2 yields the protein MLTVTVKTLQQQTFRVEIDPELTVEALKEEIEKDRGKDAFPAAGQKLIYAGKILNNDTPLKEYNIDEKTFVVVMVSKPKPAPAAAAAPAQGPSTATRAASAPTHAQRSAACFEAPPPVPDNNPPASLKATAAPDPDLAPDSTPAPASAATLASDPAPAPEAAADSPTPTTQPEEKLKDDRESEPSATSEVLLTAASLVDELGLLEEAASILVTGPAYENLVSEIMSMGYEREQVVAALRASYNNPDRAVEYLLTGIPAEAGDPPPQEQIGPSAPSNPPAPATQELQQPPATVTHRPASGSQPPSGGGGSVSTGNPLEFLRNQPQFQQMRQIIQQNPALLPALLQQLGRDNPQLLQQITQHQEHFVQMLNEPRGGDTAGEGAEAQGAPQTNYIQVTPQEKEAIERLKALGFPEGLVIQAYFACEKNENLAANFLLQQTWDDE
- the rad23ab gene encoding RAD23 homolog A, nucleotide excision repair protein b isoform X3: MLTVTVKTLQQQTFRVEIDPELTVEALKEEIEKDRGKDAFPAAGQKLIYAGKILNNDTPLKEYNIDEKTFVVVMVSKPKPAPAAAAAPAQGPSTATRAASAPTHAQRSAACFEAPPPVPDNNPPASLKATAAPDPDLAPDSTPAPASAATLASDPAPAPEAAADSPTPTTQPEEKLKDDRESEPSATSEVLLTAASLVDELGLLEEAASILVTGPAYENLVSEIMSMGYEREQVVAALRASYNNPDRAGIPAEAGDPPPQEQIGPSAPSNPPAPATQELQQPPATVTHTGPASGSQPPSGGGGSVSTGNPLEFLRNQPQFQQMRQIIQQNPALLPALLQQLGRDNPQLLQQITQHQEHFVQMLNEPRGGDTAGEGAEAQGAPQTNYIQVTPQEKEAIERLKALGFPEGLVIQAYFACEKNENLAANFLLQQTWDDE
- the rad23ab gene encoding RAD23 homolog A, nucleotide excision repair protein b isoform X1, whose amino-acid sequence is MLTVTVKTLQQQTFRVEIDPELTVEALKEEIEKDRGKDAFPAAGQKLIYAGKILNNDTPLKEYNIDEKTFVVVMVSKPKPAPAAAAAPAQGPSTATRAASAPTHAQRSAACFEAPPPVPDNNPPASLKATAAPDPDLAPDSTPAPASAATLASDPAPAPEAAADSPTPTTQPEEKLKDDRESEPSATSEVLLTAASLVDELGLLEEAASILVTGPAYENLVSEIMSMGYEREQVVAALRASYNNPDRAVEYLLTGIPAEAGDPPPQEQIGPSAPSNPPAPATQELQQPPATVTHTGPASGSQPPSGGGGSVSTGNPLEFLRNQPQFQQMRQIIQQNPALLPALLQQLGRDNPQLLQQITQHQEHFVQMLNEPRGGDTAGEGAEAQGAPQTNYIQVTPQEKEAIERLKALGFPEGLVIQAYFACEKNENLAANFLLQQTWDDE